One Labilithrix sp. DNA window includes the following coding sequences:
- a CDS encoding response regulator, with amino-acid sequence MSEAIATVLLVEDDGLVARAVCRQLEARGFEVLTVASWEHVIACVQSRRPDVVLMDVGLGGHVDGITIAEEIFVCEDTPVVLISGAMCDALSRRAAQCGAYAFLVKPTPIESIVATLELAMRKHEELRRRRAESRRLAQVVDAIDVAVIVLGRDGDVELMNRAAYGLTGARLGEAKVRRPEWAAQIDRTDASGSVQLRIGDDTIPCTFRRFGTPDGERVFLVERVVER; translated from the coding sequence GTGAGCGAGGCGATCGCGACGGTGCTGCTCGTCGAGGACGACGGTCTCGTCGCGCGCGCCGTCTGCCGGCAGCTCGAGGCTCGCGGCTTCGAGGTGCTCACCGTCGCGAGCTGGGAGCACGTCATCGCGTGCGTTCAGTCCCGGCGCCCGGACGTCGTGCTCATGGACGTCGGCCTGGGCGGTCACGTCGACGGGATCACGATCGCGGAGGAGATCTTCGTCTGCGAGGACACGCCGGTCGTCCTCATCTCCGGCGCGATGTGCGACGCTCTGAGCCGGCGCGCCGCGCAGTGTGGAGCCTATGCCTTCCTCGTGAAGCCGACGCCGATCGAGTCGATCGTGGCGACGCTCGAGCTGGCGATGCGCAAGCACGAGGAGCTCAGGCGCCGTCGCGCGGAGAGCCGCCGTCTCGCCCAGGTGGTGGACGCGATCGACGTGGCGGTGATCGTCCTCGGCCGCGACGGCGACGTGGAGCTCATGAACCGCGCCGCGTACGGGCTGACCGGCGCGCGGCTCGGTGAGGCGAAGGTACGCCGCCCGGAGTGGGCGGCGCAGATCGATCGGACGGACGCCTCGGGCTCGGTCCAGCTTCGCATCGGCGACGATACGATCCCGTGCACGTTTCGGCGCTTCGGAACGCCGGATGGTGAGAGGGTGTTCCTCGTCGAACGTGTCGTCGAACGATGA
- a CDS encoding PDZ domain-containing protein, with protein sequence MISRDAVFALAKALEGIPVLGALEGSPAARAGVRYGDVLLTVNGERVRSVVDYVAARGARSDGMQVTVFRGGTTLELSFEYEAPSEPVDLAHLTDTLARLRLLP encoded by the coding sequence GTGATCTCCAGGGACGCGGTCTTCGCCCTCGCGAAGGCGCTCGAGGGTATCCCGGTGCTCGGCGCGCTCGAGGGCAGCCCCGCCGCGCGCGCCGGCGTTCGCTACGGCGACGTGCTCCTCACCGTGAACGGAGAGCGGGTGCGCAGCGTCGTCGACTACGTCGCGGCGCGCGGCGCGCGCAGCGACGGGATGCAGGTGACGGTCTTCCGTGGAGGCACGACCCTCGAGCTGAGCTTCGAATACGAAGCGCCGTCCGAGCCCGTCGATCTCGCGCACCTCACCGATACGTTGGCGCGGCTCCGGCTCCTGCCGTGA
- a CDS encoding sigma-54-dependent Fis family transcriptional regulator: MNGELSTLGRVAVLSKEGASGELICASDTIEVHVYLQRGRIAWATDAAQPLAFTRYLLERAQIDVEVFREILESCRREKRPLGETLIAWGVATREEVRDALRHQIELALARIHESGPVESLFLKRTSQFSDYDVLGETGTGKSMLARRIHALGLRSGGPFVDVNCAGLSHDFVQSELFGHERGSFTGAFATREGLLDAANGGTLFLDEIGDMDPRVQPKLLKVLEEKRFRRLGDSRDRTVDVRLIAATHRDLVGPESGFRPDLYYRISTVTLLVPPLRERAPDLDALALQMLERLSAGEDERCELTSGALDKLHEHTWPGNLRELRSVLERALIRRKGALIAADDIRFDPLRSSSPRLPPEPPSSVRTRPALLAEDAGMASRGEVEKEHIRLALAAENGRVIHAARRLGMSRSTLYSKLKRYHIDHVEVRRPLVRRRSSA; the protein is encoded by the coding sequence GTGAACGGCGAGCTGTCTACCCTCGGCCGCGTCGCCGTCCTCTCGAAGGAGGGCGCGAGCGGGGAGCTCATCTGCGCGTCCGACACGATCGAGGTGCACGTCTACCTCCAGCGCGGGCGCATCGCGTGGGCGACCGACGCGGCGCAGCCCCTCGCGTTCACGCGCTACTTGCTCGAGCGCGCGCAGATCGACGTGGAGGTGTTCCGCGAGATCCTCGAGTCGTGCCGGCGCGAGAAGCGGCCGCTCGGCGAGACCCTCATCGCCTGGGGCGTCGCGACGCGCGAGGAGGTGCGCGACGCGCTCCGCCATCAGATCGAGCTCGCGCTCGCGCGGATCCACGAGTCGGGGCCGGTGGAGTCGCTCTTCCTGAAGCGGACCTCGCAGTTCTCGGACTACGACGTCCTTGGTGAGACAGGGACGGGGAAGAGCATGCTCGCGCGGCGCATCCACGCGCTCGGTCTCCGCTCGGGCGGACCGTTCGTCGACGTCAACTGCGCCGGCCTCTCGCACGACTTCGTCCAGAGCGAGCTCTTCGGGCACGAGCGCGGCTCGTTCACCGGCGCGTTCGCGACGCGGGAGGGCCTCCTCGACGCGGCGAACGGCGGGACGCTCTTCCTCGACGAGATCGGCGACATGGATCCGCGCGTCCAGCCGAAGCTCCTCAAGGTGCTCGAGGAGAAGCGCTTCCGCCGCCTCGGCGACTCGCGCGACCGCACCGTCGACGTGCGGCTGATCGCGGCGACGCATCGCGACCTCGTCGGCCCCGAGAGCGGCTTCCGCCCCGATCTCTACTACCGCATCAGCACCGTCACGCTCCTCGTGCCTCCTCTTCGCGAGCGCGCGCCCGACCTCGACGCGCTCGCGCTGCAGATGCTCGAGCGCCTCTCCGCGGGTGAGGACGAGCGCTGCGAGCTCACGAGCGGCGCGCTGGACAAGCTGCACGAGCACACGTGGCCGGGGAACCTGCGCGAGCTGCGGAGCGTCCTCGAGCGCGCGCTGATTCGACGGAAGGGCGCGCTGATCGCGGCCGACGACATCCGCTTCGATCCGCTGCGGTCGTCGTCGCCGCGGCTCCCGCCGGAGCCGCCGTCTTCGGTTCGCACGCGCCCCGCGCTCCTCGCGGAGGACGCGGGGATGGCGTCGCGCGGCGAGGTCGAGAAGGAGCACATCCGCCTCGCGCTCGCCGCCGAGAACGGCCGCGTCATCCACGCCGCGCGCCGGCTCGGCATGTCGCGGAGCACGCTCTACTCCAAGCTGAAGCGCTATCACATCGATCACGTCGAGGTCCGGCGACCGCTGGTCCGCCGTCGCTCGTCGGCGTGA